One segment of Pseudoalteromonas rubra DNA contains the following:
- the glnA gene encoding glutamate--ammonia ligase, whose protein sequence is MSQSVLDLIKEHDVKFVDLRFTDTKGKEQHVSIPHHQADEDFFEDGKMFDGSSIAGWKGINESDMVLMPDATTAKLDPFSEETTLIVRCDVLEPSTMQGYERDPRSVAKRAEDYMRSTGIADTVLFGPEPEFFLFDDVKFKTDMSGSMYKIDAQEASWNSDKSYEEGNMGHRPGVKGGYFPVAPVDSSGDWRSATCLVLEEMGQVVEAHHHEVATAGQNEIATRFNTMVIKADEIQEMKYVIHNMAHLYGKTATFMPKPVVGDNGSGMHCHQSLGKDGKNIFAGDKYGGLSEDALYYIGGIIKHAKAINAFANASTNSYKRLVPGFEAPVMLAYSARNRSASIRIPVVPSEKARRIEVRFPDPTANPYLAFSAMLMAGLDGIKNKIHPGDAMDKDLYDLPAEEAAEIPTVASSLQEALDSLDADREFLIQGGVFTNDLIDAYIALKSQEVEKLNMTTHPVEFEMYYSV, encoded by the coding sequence ATGTCACAATCGGTTTTAGATCTTATTAAAGAACATGACGTTAAATTCGTTGATTTACGTTTCACGGATACTAAAGGTAAAGAGCAACACGTTTCTATTCCTCATCACCAGGCCGATGAAGACTTCTTTGAAGATGGCAAAATGTTCGACGGCTCATCTATCGCAGGTTGGAAAGGCATCAACGAATCAGACATGGTACTGATGCCAGATGCAACGACTGCTAAGCTAGACCCTTTCTCAGAAGAGACCACTCTGATTGTACGTTGTGACGTGCTTGAGCCTTCAACTATGCAAGGGTACGAGCGTGACCCGCGTTCTGTTGCAAAACGTGCTGAAGACTACATGCGTTCTACCGGCATTGCTGACACAGTATTGTTCGGTCCTGAGCCTGAATTCTTCCTGTTTGACGACGTCAAGTTCAAAACAGATATGTCTGGCTCTATGTACAAGATTGATGCGCAAGAAGCGAGCTGGAACTCAGATAAAAGCTACGAAGAAGGCAACATGGGCCACCGTCCTGGCGTAAAAGGCGGTTACTTCCCGGTTGCACCCGTTGATTCATCAGGTGACTGGCGTAGTGCGACCTGTCTTGTTCTGGAAGAAATGGGCCAGGTTGTAGAAGCACACCACCATGAAGTAGCAACAGCAGGTCAGAACGAGATCGCAACGCGCTTCAATACAATGGTTATCAAGGCTGACGAAATTCAGGAAATGAAGTACGTTATCCACAACATGGCACACCTGTATGGCAAAACGGCAACCTTCATGCCTAAGCCTGTGGTTGGCGACAACGGTTCAGGTATGCACTGTCACCAGTCATTAGGTAAAGATGGTAAAAACATCTTTGCTGGCGACAAGTACGGCGGCCTGTCTGAAGACGCGCTTTACTACATCGGTGGTATCATCAAGCACGCTAAAGCCATCAACGCGTTTGCCAATGCTTCAACTAACTCTTACAAGCGTTTGGTACCTGGCTTTGAAGCACCTGTTATGCTGGCGTACTCTGCACGTAACCGTTCTGCGTCAATCCGTATTCCGGTTGTCCCTTCTGAAAAAGCACGTCGTATTGAAGTCCGCTTCCCGGATCCAACTGCCAACCCTTACCTGGCATTCTCTGCCATGCTGATGGCAGGCCTTGATGGTATCAAAAACAAGATCCACCCTGGCGATGCAATGGACAAAGACCTATACGACCTGCCAGCTGAAGAAGCTGCAGAGATCCCTACCGTTGCCTCTTCACTGCAAGAAGCACTGGACTCTCTGGACGCAGACCGTGAATTCCTAATCCAAGGTGGCGTATTCACTAACGACCTGATCGACGCGTACATCGCATTGAAATCTCAGGAAGTTGAAAAGCTGAACATGACAACTCACCCGGTTGAGTTCGAAATGTACTACAGCGTATAA
- the typA gene encoding translational GTPase TypA, giving the protein MSIEKLRNIAIIAHVDHGKTTLVDKLLEQSGTLETRGGNEERVMDSNDIEKERGITILAKNTAIEWNDYHINIVDTPGHADFGGEVERVLSMVDSVLLLVDAQEGPMPQTRFVTQKAFALGLKPIVVINKIDKPGARPDWVMDQVFDLFDNLGATDEQLDFQVIYASAINGWATLDLDEPSDNMQPMFEAIVEQVGQPDADPEGDFQMQISQLDYNSYIGVIGVGRIKRGTVKVNQQVTIVGADGTTRNGKVGQVLTYLGLDRHEAQEAQAGDIIAITGLGELKISDTVCDVNAVEALPALSVDEPTVTMTFSVNTSPFSGQEGKFVTSRNILERLQAELVHNVALRVEETDNPDSFRVSGRGELHLGILIENMRREGYELAVSRPEVILREVDGQLEEPYETVTVDVQEEHQGSIMEQLGLRKAEMTDMAPDGKGRIRMDFVMPSRGLIGFQTDFMTLTSGSGLMYHTFDHYGPHKGGNIGQRKNGVLIANAAGKALTNALFNLQDRGKLFIGHGVEVYEGMIIGIHARDNDLTVNALKGKQLTNVRASGTDEAQNLVPPIIMTLEQALEFIDDDELVEVTPESIRIRKKLLTESERKRASRQAK; this is encoded by the coding sequence ATGAGCATTGAAAAGTTAAGAAATATCGCGATCATCGCGCACGTTGACCATGGTAAAACTACCCTAGTCGATAAGCTGCTGGAACAATCTGGCACATTAGAGACACGCGGTGGCAACGAAGAGCGTGTCATGGACTCGAATGATATTGAAAAAGAGCGTGGCATCACCATCCTGGCGAAAAACACCGCCATCGAGTGGAATGACTACCACATCAATATCGTAGACACCCCGGGACACGCCGACTTTGGTGGTGAGGTAGAACGTGTACTTTCAATGGTTGACTCAGTATTGCTACTGGTTGATGCCCAAGAAGGTCCAATGCCACAAACGCGTTTCGTAACGCAAAAAGCATTCGCGCTGGGTCTGAAACCTATCGTTGTTATCAACAAGATCGACAAGCCAGGCGCACGTCCTGATTGGGTTATGGATCAGGTATTTGACCTGTTCGATAACTTAGGCGCGACTGACGAGCAGCTGGACTTCCAGGTTATCTACGCATCAGCGATTAACGGTTGGGCGACATTAGACCTGGACGAACCGTCTGACAACATGCAGCCTATGTTCGAAGCTATCGTAGAGCAAGTTGGCCAGCCGGATGCAGATCCAGAGGGTGACTTCCAGATGCAGATCTCTCAGCTGGACTATAACTCATACATCGGTGTAATCGGTGTGGGTCGTATCAAGCGTGGTACCGTTAAAGTCAACCAGCAGGTGACCATCGTTGGTGCTGATGGCACGACACGTAACGGTAAAGTCGGTCAGGTTCTGACTTATTTGGGTCTTGATCGCCACGAAGCACAAGAAGCACAGGCGGGTGACATCATCGCTATCACAGGTCTGGGTGAGCTGAAAATCTCTGACACTGTGTGTGATGTAAATGCAGTAGAAGCGCTACCTGCGCTATCTGTTGACGAGCCGACAGTAACCATGACCTTCTCTGTAAACACGTCACCGTTCTCGGGTCAGGAAGGTAAATTCGTTACTTCACGTAACATTCTTGAGCGTCTTCAGGCGGAACTGGTACACAACGTTGCATTACGCGTTGAAGAAACAGACAACCCGGATAGCTTCCGCGTATCTGGCCGTGGTGAATTGCACTTAGGTATCCTGATTGAAAACATGCGTCGTGAAGGTTACGAGCTGGCAGTATCTCGTCCAGAGGTAATCCTGCGTGAAGTAGACGGCCAACTGGAAGAACCGTATGAAACTGTAACTGTTGACGTTCAGGAAGAGCACCAGGGTTCAATTATGGAGCAACTGGGTCTGCGTAAAGCAGAAATGACGGACATGGCACCAGATGGTAAAGGCCGTATCCGTATGGACTTCGTGATGCCTTCTCGTGGCCTGATCGGTTTCCAGACTGACTTCATGACGCTGACTTCAGGTTCTGGTCTGATGTACCACACGTTTGATCACTATGGTCCACACAAAGGTGGCAACATCGGTCAACGTAAGAACGGTGTACTGATTGCAAACGCGGCTGGTAAAGCGCTGACTAACGCCCTGTTCAACCTGCAAGACCGTGGTAAGTTGTTCATTGGTCACGGTGTAGAAGTGTACGAAGGGATGATCATCGGTATTCACGCACGTGATAACGACCTGACTGTTAATGCCCTGAAAGGTAAGCAGCTAACCAACGTACGTGCATCCGGTACTGATGAAGCGCAGAACCTGGTTCCGCCAATCATCATGACGCTTGAGCAGGCACTTGAATTCATCGATGACGATGAGCTGGTAGAAGTAACACCAGAAAGCATCCGTATTCGTAAGAAGCTACTGACAGAGAGCGAGCGTAAGCGCGCGAGCCGTCAGGCCAAGTAA
- a CDS encoding chemotaxis protein CheW has translation MDLINFRVGKKTISLKILDILLTERYEGNLTSLPNDNPSFMGVKDYMGTPTPIFDLGLILNNQSSYDINKSLVTMLQEREQDQKAWLAELERCIYNDQPFTQAKDPKQSAFGKWYYSFKTDNDDLRTLLARFEEPHNKLHALADKLLTINAKGDKTEALRLLEKEKSTTFMKLIRLFESARDQIILDHKPIIVFTTQDGQRPHIGLLVDQVEDNIHCDESDIKSLHEMTSMGFEIDPQTRKMMKGLIKQGEHHSLVLDPSAIFRPDHLQDYEPEETEAYGLF, from the coding sequence ATGGACTTAATCAATTTTCGGGTAGGAAAAAAAACCATTTCATTAAAAATATTGGATATCCTGCTGACCGAGCGCTACGAAGGAAACCTCACCTCTCTGCCCAATGATAATCCCAGCTTTATGGGCGTCAAAGACTACATGGGCACACCTACTCCCATCTTTGACTTAGGTTTAATCTTAAATAACCAGTCTTCCTACGACATTAACAAGTCTCTGGTCACTATGTTGCAGGAGCGAGAGCAAGATCAAAAAGCCTGGCTGGCAGAGCTGGAGCGCTGCATATACAACGATCAGCCTTTTACCCAGGCCAAGGACCCAAAGCAATCCGCTTTTGGTAAGTGGTACTACAGTTTTAAAACCGACAACGATGACCTACGCACGCTATTGGCGCGCTTTGAAGAGCCACATAATAAGCTCCATGCACTGGCTGACAAACTGCTCACCATCAATGCCAAGGGCGATAAAACCGAGGCTCTGAGATTACTGGAAAAAGAAAAATCCACCACCTTTATGAAGCTGATCCGGCTGTTTGAATCGGCTCGCGACCAAATCATTCTCGACCATAAGCCCATCATTGTCTTCACCACGCAAGATGGTCAGCGCCCACATATTGGTTTGTTGGTTGATCAGGTAGAAGACAATATTCACTGCGATGAATCAGACATCAAATCTCTGCACGAAATGACCAGTATGGGATTTGAAATTGACCCTCAAACGCGCAAGATGATGAAAGGGCTGATTAAACAAGGAGAGCATCACAGCCTGGTGCTGGACCCCAGCGCCATCTTCCGTCCGGATCACTTACAAGACTATGAACCGGAAGAAACAGAAGCCTATGGGTTATTCTGA
- a CDS encoding ABC transporter substrate-binding protein yields MLKLISILSCCIALLSSPKLIADEVLKLGMSVALSGPAKDIGQQLKQGAQLYFEYANGLPDRSHPKVSLMVLDDGYEPARTVVNTRYLIDQHKVMALFGNMGTPTAHAIQAILTHHQLPFLVPFTGADFLRFNTPYPVFNWRASYLDEANEQVRYLVDEQGHKAIALLIQADEFGLTLEKSFRQALTARGLKPKVTARFRRNSADINKALKVIMRNEVTAVAMIGTYQPLSLFIDKAMHRGFKGTFTGVSFTSSTALFAQLTSKPALMISEVVPDPSKCQAQLCALFRSLIHKQHLATSPQIFEGFLNAAIFISALDYCPRPVTRACLANAMQQVLEKDPAIRTIFGLSDTENKPRVYRSYFQ; encoded by the coding sequence ATGCTGAAATTAATCTCAATCCTGAGTTGTTGCATCGCTCTGCTGAGCAGCCCTAAGCTTATCGCTGACGAGGTGCTCAAGCTTGGCATGTCGGTTGCCCTGAGCGGACCGGCCAAAGACATTGGCCAGCAACTCAAACAAGGCGCCCAGCTGTATTTTGAGTATGCCAATGGCCTGCCAGACAGGTCCCACCCCAAAGTGTCACTGATGGTACTGGATGATGGCTATGAGCCCGCCCGCACCGTCGTAAATACCCGTTACCTGATTGATCAGCATAAAGTCATGGCGCTCTTTGGCAACATGGGCACACCTACGGCACACGCTATTCAGGCAATCCTGACGCATCATCAGCTCCCTTTCCTGGTGCCCTTTACCGGAGCAGACTTTCTGCGCTTCAACACCCCCTACCCGGTGTTTAACTGGCGAGCCAGCTATCTGGATGAAGCCAATGAGCAGGTTCGCTACCTGGTGGATGAACAAGGACATAAAGCCATTGCCCTGTTGATCCAGGCCGACGAGTTTGGCCTGACGCTGGAAAAAAGCTTTCGTCAGGCACTGACCGCCAGGGGCCTCAAACCCAAAGTAACGGCCCGCTTTCGGCGCAACAGTGCCGATATCAACAAAGCCCTCAAGGTGATCATGCGCAATGAAGTCACAGCCGTGGCGATGATAGGCACTTATCAGCCCCTCTCGCTTTTTATTGATAAAGCGATGCACCGGGGGTTTAAAGGCACCTTTACCGGTGTCTCTTTCACTTCTTCCACCGCGCTGTTTGCCCAGCTGACCAGCAAACCAGCGCTGATGATCAGCGAAGTGGTACCCGACCCAAGCAAGTGCCAGGCGCAATTATGTGCGTTATTTCGCTCTTTGATTCACAAACAACACTTAGCAACCAGTCCGCAGATTTTTGAAGGGTTTCTCAACGCCGCCATTTTTATTTCAGCGCTCGACTACTGCCCCAGGCCGGTCACGCGCGCGTGCCTGGCCAACGCAATGCAGCAGGTATTGGAAAAAGACCCGGCGATACGCACGATTTTTGGCCTCTCTGACACTGAGAATAAACCCCGCGTGTATCGATCTTACTTTCAATAA
- a CDS encoding GNAT family N-acetyltransferase, with product MKATAHSHEFRSILTMLAASGWSLPMPDCKHSKLTSLLSQLEQARHRQLMLISGEQDWSYTEVQRLFPAMQNTALVLSQHSRLPGACWPEHLHQVLGQEYPFVIYDLFSGLVPNTLAAAAGTVQAGGLLIVLSPELSKWQSWCDPALERWLSYNETAQSSPYLQRWQTLLNRTSVWQISQSQGDLLPPHYEAPHATLDFSEQHRALTQLTTHLQQPTPGPVLLSADRGRGKSSLLGRLAAGLPELSFVLCAQQRRAVHNSFVHLGAALDKSVTDKLNQLANLRFMPPDQLLAQRPSCDVLLVDEAAAIPVPVLMALLKAYPKVVFSSTLIGYEGNGRGYTLRFARQLTHTHPQHLSLSLSQPIRYAERDPLEALLRQLFALDCDYQRSYTATAPLAFSACSGAQLAEDEDTLSQVFALLVLAHYQTSVNDLRQLLDSPHNRLYLARQQGTVVAVCLLKLEGDFDAALSVDIAAATRRPAGHLMAQQLAQLTGNAQLAQKRGARVVRIAVSPHQQGQQIGSQLLRFAEQQLSGQVDYFGSSFGCNTQLLRFWQHHQYRPVKLGFKQDKASGEFAVLVIKPCTENVALEPLQQWFKHLLFNQLSELYRDFSCALVIELCKTLPQNEPDPVLVQQLNYFAHTTAGEQQIAALISTLCRNHPVLLDRLSASSQVTTIRLLLQRHPPKVLDDALDLATKKQRQAALRSIVTEVHAEINLNPELLHRSAEQP from the coding sequence ATGAAGGCAACGGCGCACAGTCACGAATTCAGGTCAATTTTGACGATGTTGGCAGCAAGTGGCTGGTCACTGCCTATGCCAGATTGCAAGCACTCTAAACTAACGAGCCTGCTCTCACAGCTTGAGCAGGCCCGACATCGCCAACTAATGCTGATCAGCGGCGAGCAAGACTGGAGCTACACTGAAGTACAGCGCCTGTTCCCTGCTATGCAAAATACGGCATTAGTGCTGAGCCAGCACTCAAGGCTGCCCGGAGCTTGCTGGCCTGAGCATTTGCATCAGGTACTGGGCCAGGAATACCCTTTTGTCATCTATGACCTGTTCAGCGGGCTAGTACCGAATACTCTCGCCGCCGCCGCAGGCACAGTACAAGCCGGTGGCTTGCTGATTGTGCTCTCCCCGGAGTTATCAAAGTGGCAAAGCTGGTGCGATCCGGCACTTGAGCGCTGGCTGTCCTATAACGAAACCGCGCAGTCCAGCCCCTACCTGCAACGTTGGCAAACACTGCTAAACAGAACTTCTGTATGGCAGATCAGTCAATCACAGGGTGACTTACTGCCACCACACTATGAAGCACCGCACGCCACTTTGGATTTCAGTGAGCAACACCGTGCCCTCACGCAGCTGACGACTCACTTACAGCAACCGACTCCCGGGCCCGTATTACTGAGTGCCGATCGTGGCCGTGGAAAGTCCTCGCTGCTTGGCAGACTGGCAGCTGGCTTGCCCGAGCTGAGTTTTGTGTTATGCGCGCAGCAACGCCGCGCCGTTCACAACAGCTTTGTCCATCTCGGTGCCGCGCTGGATAAATCGGTTACCGACAAACTTAATCAGCTTGCTAACCTGCGTTTTATGCCTCCTGATCAACTGCTTGCACAACGCCCTAGCTGTGATGTGCTGCTGGTTGACGAGGCCGCCGCAATCCCGGTACCGGTACTCATGGCATTACTTAAAGCCTACCCCAAAGTGGTGTTTTCCAGTACTCTGATTGGCTATGAAGGCAATGGCCGGGGCTATACGCTGCGCTTTGCCAGGCAGCTTACACACACCCACCCACAGCACCTGAGCTTATCCCTCAGTCAGCCGATCCGCTATGCCGAACGGGATCCGCTCGAAGCCCTGTTACGTCAGCTATTTGCATTGGATTGTGACTATCAACGTTCGTACACAGCAACAGCTCCCTTAGCATTCAGCGCTTGTTCGGGCGCACAGTTAGCAGAGGATGAGGATACTCTGTCTCAGGTGTTTGCCTTATTGGTCCTGGCACATTATCAAACATCTGTGAACGATCTGCGCCAGCTGCTCGACAGCCCGCATAACCGTTTATACCTTGCCCGGCAGCAAGGGACAGTGGTGGCGGTGTGTCTGCTAAAACTGGAAGGTGACTTTGATGCCGCACTCAGTGTGGATATTGCGGCAGCAACGCGGCGTCCTGCCGGGCATTTAATGGCACAGCAACTTGCGCAACTAACCGGTAATGCACAACTGGCACAAAAACGCGGGGCGCGGGTGGTACGGATCGCCGTGTCACCACACCAACAAGGACAACAGATTGGCAGCCAGTTATTGCGCTTTGCCGAGCAGCAACTGAGTGGCCAGGTTGACTATTTCGGCAGCAGTTTTGGCTGTAACACGCAATTACTCCGATTCTGGCAGCACCACCAGTACCGGCCCGTCAAACTGGGCTTTAAACAAGATAAAGCCAGCGGTGAGTTTGCTGTCCTGGTGATCAAACCCTGTACTGAGAACGTTGCGCTTGAGCCGCTACAACAGTGGTTTAAGCATCTGCTGTTCAATCAACTCAGTGAGTTATATCGTGACTTTTCCTGTGCTTTGGTTATCGAGCTATGTAAAACCCTGCCACAAAACGAGCCCGACCCTGTGCTGGTGCAACAGCTAAACTACTTTGCACACACCACAGCAGGAGAGCAACAAATCGCGGCCCTGATCAGCACACTGTGTCGCAATCATCCTGTGCTTTTGGACCGATTATCAGCCAGTTCCCAAGTCACAACGATTCGGCTATTATTACAACGTCACCCACCAAAAGTATTAGATGATGCTTTGGACCTGGCTACAAAAAAACAACGACAAGCCGCTTTGCGGTCAATAGTGACGGAAGTACATGCTGAAATTAATCTCAATCCTGAGTTGTTGCATCGCTCTGCTGAGCAGCCCTAA
- the uvrD gene encoding DNA helicase II, whose protein sequence is MDVSELLDGLNDKQREAVAAPLQNMLVLAGAGSGKTRVLVHRIAWLMQVEQASAYSIFAVTFTNKAAKEMRIRVEETLQNPVGGMWIGTFHGLAHRILRAHHREARLPESFQILDSDDQLRMIKRLLKSMNIDDKKWPPKQLSWYISARKDEGQRPKDITAHDVNEQLMLQVYTAYQDACDRAGLVDFAEILLRCYEVLQQNPTLLRHYQQRFRHMLVDEFQDTNSIQYLWLKLLAGSDSNIMIVGDDDQSIYGWRGARIENIKRFLTDFDAQTIRLEQNYRSTGTILKASNALIQNNAERMGKSLWTDGNQGEPISVYAAFNELDEARFMVGKVKSWLQGGNALSDCAVLYRSNAQSRVLEEALLQEGLKYRIYGGMRFFERQEIKDALSYLRLISNRNDDAAFERVINTPARGIGDKTLSHIRDCARAESLPLWYAAKAVLEQGHLAGRAATAIRRFIELVEQLDDKLMELELADQAKTTIEQSGLLAMYQAEKGEKGRARVENLEELINACGQFDLPVEEEFTSPLQGFLAYTSLESGEGQADEHEDAVQMMTLHSAKGLEFPLVFMVGVEEGMFPSQQSHEESGRLEEERRLCYVGMTRAMEKLYISHAESRRLYGQEKYHSPSRFLREIPEDCLEEIRIKTQVSRPAPSGRFSGSVSHAAFEDSGFSLGQRVLHAKFGAGTVLNYEGNGAQSRIQVNFDDVGSKWLVTAYARLQAL, encoded by the coding sequence ATGGACGTATCAGAATTACTTGATGGCTTAAACGACAAACAACGTGAGGCGGTTGCCGCACCGCTACAAAATATGCTGGTATTAGCGGGCGCAGGCTCGGGCAAAACCCGGGTGCTGGTGCATCGCATCGCCTGGCTCATGCAGGTTGAGCAGGCCTCCGCGTACAGCATTTTTGCCGTGACCTTTACCAACAAAGCCGCCAAAGAGATGCGTATCCGGGTCGAAGAGACCTTGCAGAACCCGGTCGGTGGCATGTGGATCGGCACATTCCATGGCCTAGCGCATCGTATTTTGCGCGCCCATCACCGCGAAGCCAGGCTGCCAGAATCGTTTCAGATCCTGGATTCCGACGACCAACTGAGAATGATCAAACGTCTGCTGAAGTCGATGAACATCGACGACAAAAAGTGGCCACCTAAGCAACTTAGTTGGTATATCAGCGCGCGCAAAGACGAAGGCCAGCGTCCAAAAGACATCACCGCTCATGACGTCAACGAGCAATTGATGTTGCAGGTGTATACTGCCTATCAGGATGCCTGTGATCGTGCCGGTCTGGTCGACTTTGCCGAAATTTTGCTGCGCTGCTACGAAGTACTGCAACAAAACCCGACGCTGCTGCGCCATTACCAGCAACGCTTCCGCCATATGCTGGTCGACGAATTTCAGGATACCAACAGCATTCAGTATTTATGGCTAAAACTACTCGCCGGCAGCGACAGCAACATCATGATAGTGGGCGATGACGACCAAAGCATTTACGGCTGGCGAGGCGCACGGATTGAGAACATCAAACGCTTCTTAACCGACTTCGACGCGCAAACCATCCGCCTTGAGCAAAACTACCGCTCCACCGGCACCATATTGAAAGCGTCTAACGCGCTGATCCAGAATAATGCTGAGCGTATGGGCAAAAGCCTCTGGACCGACGGCAATCAGGGCGAACCTATCTCTGTGTATGCCGCATTTAACGAGCTGGACGAAGCCCGTTTTATGGTTGGTAAAGTCAAATCCTGGCTTCAGGGTGGTAACGCGCTGAGCGACTGTGCCGTGCTTTACCGTAGTAACGCCCAATCTCGGGTGCTGGAAGAAGCCTTGCTACAGGAAGGCCTGAAGTATCGCATTTACGGCGGTATGCGCTTCTTCGAACGTCAGGAGATCAAAGACGCCCTGTCTTATTTGCGTTTGATCAGCAATCGCAATGACGACGCTGCGTTTGAACGGGTAATTAATACCCCGGCACGCGGTATCGGCGATAAAACCCTGAGCCATATTCGAGACTGTGCCCGGGCCGAGTCGCTCCCCCTGTGGTACGCGGCCAAAGCTGTGCTGGAGCAAGGCCACCTGGCTGGCCGCGCCGCCACCGCCATTCGTCGCTTCATTGAACTGGTTGAACAGCTGGACGACAAACTGATGGAGCTCGAACTGGCCGATCAAGCCAAAACCACCATAGAGCAATCAGGTCTTCTGGCCATGTATCAGGCTGAGAAAGGTGAAAAAGGCCGTGCCCGGGTAGAAAACCTCGAGGAATTGATCAACGCCTGTGGTCAGTTTGATTTACCCGTGGAAGAAGAGTTCACCTCGCCACTACAAGGTTTCTTAGCCTATACCTCACTGGAATCTGGCGAAGGTCAGGCCGATGAACACGAAGATGCCGTGCAAATGATGACACTGCACTCGGCCAAGGGCCTCGAGTTCCCGCTGGTTTTTATGGTGGGCGTAGAAGAAGGCATGTTCCCTTCGCAGCAAAGCCACGAAGAATCTGGCCGTCTCGAAGAGGAACGCCGCTTGTGTTATGTAGGCATGACCCGGGCCATGGAAAAACTTTACATCAGTCATGCGGAAAGCCGCCGCCTGTATGGTCAGGAAAAATACCACAGCCCGTCACGTTTTTTGCGTGAAATCCCCGAAGACTGCCTGGAAGAAATTCGCATCAAGACGCAAGTTTCACGCCCAGCGCCTAGTGGTCGTTTCAGCGGCTCGGTGAGCCATGCAGCATTTGAAGACAGCGGTTTCAGCCTCGGTCAGCGCGTATTACATGCTAAATTTGGTGCCGGCACGGTACTCAACTATGAAGGCAACGGCGCACAGTCACGAATTCAGGTCAATTTTGACGATGTTGGCAGCAAGTGGCTGGTCACTGCCTATGCCAGATTGCAAGCACTCTAA
- a CDS encoding chemotaxis protein CheV: protein MAGVLASVDQRTQLVGENRLELLLFHLHSRHLFALNVFKVKEVVKLPHLNKMPNAHPKIAGVTTIRGESIPVIDLRQAICMPHCEYDSDSNLVITEYNRTIQAFLVGKVDQIVNTTWSDIMPPPRSVGRNHYLTALTKLKRGDQELLVEIIDVEKVLAEIIAYDVVIPENILDKTIINEFQGRKILHVDDSPTARRQVSDTLAQLGIEVLPATDGHEALKLLQHWADEGIDVNKELMAVITDAEMPVMDGYRLTYEIRNDSRLKDLYIVLNTSLSGSFNKAMVEKVGCDVFLSKFQPDRLVDEMQRRLKDVLNQ from the coding sequence ATGGCCGGAGTATTAGCATCCGTTGATCAACGCACACAACTGGTGGGAGAAAACCGCCTCGAGCTACTGTTGTTTCATTTGCACAGCCGACATCTGTTTGCACTCAATGTATTTAAAGTCAAAGAAGTCGTTAAGTTGCCGCATCTTAACAAAATGCCCAATGCCCATCCGAAAATAGCCGGTGTCACCACTATTCGGGGTGAGTCTATCCCAGTGATCGATTTACGCCAGGCGATCTGCATGCCGCATTGTGAATACGACAGTGACAGCAATCTGGTGATCACCGAATATAACCGAACCATTCAGGCATTTCTGGTGGGTAAAGTCGACCAGATAGTTAACACCACTTGGTCTGATATCATGCCGCCCCCGCGCTCAGTGGGTCGTAACCATTACCTCACCGCACTGACCAAGCTCAAGCGCGGCGACCAGGAGTTACTGGTAGAGATCATTGACGTCGAGAAGGTGCTGGCCGAGATCATTGCGTACGACGTGGTGATCCCCGAAAATATCCTCGACAAAACTATCATCAACGAGTTTCAGGGCCGCAAGATTTTGCATGTGGATGACTCTCCCACGGCACGTCGTCAGGTCTCCGATACGCTGGCTCAGCTGGGCATCGAAGTGCTACCCGCAACCGATGGCCACGAAGCCCTTAAGCTGCTCCAACACTGGGCAGATGAGGGCATAGACGTGAACAAAGAACTCATGGCAGTGATCACCGATGCTGAAATGCCTGTTATGGATGGCTACCGACTAACCTATGAAATACGTAACGATAGCCGCCTAAAAGACCTCTATATCGTGCTCAATACCTCGCTCAGTGGCAGCTTTAACAAAGCCATGGTAGAGAAGGTGGGGTGTGATGTTTTCTTATCTAAATTTCAGCCGGACCGACTGGTTGATGAAATGCAGCGTCGACTGAAAGACGTACTGAATCAATAA